From a region of the Helicobacter hepaticus ATCC 51449 genome:
- a CDS encoding DUF2726 domain-containing protein, which yields MPQLTTITFDIWEVILICVVVAFVVYGLTKIFLSWKFKKESARKRAYWESKRTEEQCVENIPKDKAVQRLEDMCDGTITIKKLMNNEEARIYYALAKVFKENYNISPQVSFKAFLKGEQDTNAWRSFSDFYCDFLVTHKRGEHKDKPVAVIEYHGGKHYGTDNELEAKVRKNDLVKAQVLGKVGIASLIIRESDIKGDSQYIDDIMLEKCVTELYSLI from the coding sequence ACATTTGATATATGGGAAGTAATTCTTATATGTGTGGTTGTGGCATTTGTTGTCTATGGCTTGACTAAAATATTTTTAAGCTGGAAATTTAAAAAAGAATCTGCACGAAAAAGAGCTTATTGGGAATCTAAGAGGACAGAGGAACAATGTGTAGAGAATATCCCCAAAGATAAGGCTGTTCAACGCTTAGAAGATATGTGCGATGGCACAATCACAATTAAAAAATTAATGAATAACGAAGAAGCAAGGATTTATTATGCTCTTGCAAAGGTTTTTAAAGAAAACTATAACATTAGCCCTCAAGTTTCTTTTAAAGCCTTTTTAAAAGGAGAACAAGATACAAATGCTTGGAGAAGCTTTAGTGATTTTTATTGTGATTTTTTAGTTACTCACAAAAGAGGGGAACATAAAGATAAACCCGTAGCTGTAATAGAATATCACGGAGGCAAACATTATGGCACAGATAATGAATTAGAAGCAAAGGTGCGTAAAAATGACCTTGTCAAAGCTCAAGTGCTTGGTAAGGTAGGTATTGCTTCTCTTATCATTAGAGAAAGTGATATTAAAGGCGATTCGCAATATATTGATGATATAATGCTTGAAAAGTGTGTAACCGAGCTTTACTCTCTCATTTAG
- the hemL gene encoding glutamate-1-semialdehyde 2,1-aminomutase, translating into MDILQSINDFNEAKQVIPGGVNSPVRAFGSVGGTPRFIAKGKGAYIYDEDDNEYIDFVQSWGPLIFGHANEVIESALSLAIKDGLSFGAPTEKETTLVKQIIALSGSAEKMRLVNSGTEATMSALRLARAYSNKDDIIKFEGCYHGHSDSLLVSAGSGCATFGTPSSPGVPNDITKHTLVARYNDIESVRACFEQSKNVACVIIEALAGNMGFVPADKKFMQDLRALCDEYNALLIIDEVMSGFRAGLKGAIGLYDVQADLVTYGKVIGGGMPLAAFGGRADIMDMLSPVGGVYQAGTLSGNPIAVSAGLATLLQIKANPTLYEHLEVLAKRLIKGLKEAAQSYEIPLQVDCRGSMFGFFFNQKEVKNFDDAKCSDTAMFARFHQKMLDKGVYFACSQFETGFICSAMNEMIIDEVIMKAKAVFGEITHEIESRI; encoded by the coding sequence ATGGATATTTTGCAAAGCATTAATGATTTCAATGAGGCAAAACAAGTCATTCCCGGGGGGGTAAACTCTCCTGTGAGGGCATTTGGCTCTGTGGGAGGAACACCTCGGTTTATTGCTAAAGGTAAAGGTGCTTACATTTACGATGAAGATGACAATGAGTATATTGATTTTGTGCAAAGTTGGGGACCACTTATTTTTGGGCACGCGAATGAAGTAATAGAATCTGCTTTGTCTCTAGCAATCAAAGATGGGTTAAGCTTTGGTGCGCCCACAGAGAAGGAAACGACACTTGTTAAACAAATTATTGCATTATCTGGTAGTGCAGAGAAAATGCGTCTTGTAAATTCTGGCACGGAGGCTACGATGAGTGCTTTGCGTTTGGCTAGAGCATACAGCAACAAAGATGACATCATTAAATTTGAGGGTTGCTATCACGGACATTCTGATAGCTTGCTTGTCTCCGCAGGAAGCGGGTGTGCTACATTTGGCACTCCAAGCTCACCGGGTGTGCCAAATGATATAACCAAACACACACTTGTGGCACGATATAATGATATAGAATCTGTGAGAGCGTGTTTTGAGCAAAGCAAGAATGTAGCGTGCGTGATTATTGAAGCCTTAGCTGGGAATATGGGATTTGTTCCTGCTGATAAAAAGTTTATGCAGGATTTGAGGGCATTATGTGATGAATACAATGCACTTTTAATTATTGATGAGGTAATGAGTGGCTTTAGAGCAGGGCTTAAGGGTGCAATAGGCTTATATGATGTGCAAGCAGATTTGGTTACTTATGGCAAAGTCATCGGGGGAGGTATGCCTTTAGCAGCTTTTGGCGGCAGAGCAGATATTATGGATATGCTTTCTCCTGTTGGTGGGGTTTATCAGGCAGGGACACTTAGCGGAAATCCTATTGCAGTGAGTGCAGGACTTGCAACTTTATTGCAAATCAAGGCAAATCCCACATTGTATGAGCATCTTGAGGTGCTTGCTAAACGACTTATCAAAGGCTTAAAAGAGGCAGCACAATCATATGAGATTCCCTTACAAGTGGATTGTAGGGGAAGTATGTTTGGTTTCTTTTTCAATCAAAAAGAAGTAAAAAACTTTGATGATGCTAAGTGTAGTGATACTGCAATGTTTGCGAGATTCCATCAAAAAATGCTTGATAAAGGTGTGTATTTTGCTTGTTCACAATTTGAGACTGGTTTTATTTGTAGTGCGATGAATGAAATGATAATTGATGAGGTGATTATGAAAGCAAAGGCGGTATTTGGGGAGATTACTCACGAAATAGAATCTAGGATATAA
- a CDS encoding AtpZ/AtpI family protein, producing MSENIQNKQAQQESPLQKDILDSAQDSKTKDESALTNDNYKQLEDKPPRLSAIVRGANELSVGISIVVAILLGIGIGIGLVKLSGIKWLFWLGVFWGVAAAILNLYKAYQRQQKEAQELANNPRYTYKPSSDDDDEDSQNGKYY from the coding sequence ATGAGTGAGAATATACAAAACAAACAGGCACAACAAGAATCGCCCCTTCAAAAAGATATATTGGATAGCGCACAAGATTCTAAAACCAAAGATGAAAGCGCACTTACAAATGATAATTACAAACAGCTTGAGGACAAACCTCCTCGCTTAAGTGCCATTGTGCGCGGGGCAAATGAATTAAGTGTAGGTATTTCAATCGTAGTGGCAATTTTGCTTGGCATTGGCATTGGCATTGGTTTAGTGAAGTTAAGCGGAATAAAATGGCTTTTTTGGCTTGGGGTGTTTTGGGGTGTGGCTGCAGCTATTTTAAACCTTTACAAAGCTTATCAACGTCAGCAAAAAGAAGCACAAGAATTAGCAAATAATCCCCGCTATACTTACAAGCCTAGTTCAGACGATGATGATGAAGATTCTCAAAATGGAAAATATTATTAA